A stretch of the Arthrobacter sp. PAMC 25486 genome encodes the following:
- a CDS encoding bifunctional methylenetetrahydrofolate dehydrogenase/methenyltetrahydrofolate cyclohydrolase, with protein MVKSMTAQILDGKATAAAIKAELTQRVAALAARGVTPGLGTILVGSDPGSQWYVGGKHKDCAEVGIKSIRIDLPETATQDEVLAAVRALNEDPTCTGYIVQLPLPKHIDQDVVLEAIDPAKDADGLHPMNLGRLVANVNRPMVSPLPCTPKGCIVLLERHGISLNGKRVVVVGRGVTIGRPMGLLLTRRDINATVVLAHTGTLDLAAELREADVVVAAAGVPHMIKAADLKPGAIVLDVGVSRVDDGNGKAVVTGDVEPAAAAVASWISPNPGGVGPMTRAMLLANVVEAAERA; from the coding sequence ATGGTAAAAAGCATGACTGCTCAAATCCTTGATGGCAAGGCCACAGCCGCTGCCATCAAAGCCGAGTTGACGCAACGCGTTGCGGCACTTGCCGCACGCGGCGTCACCCCGGGCCTGGGCACCATCCTGGTTGGCTCGGATCCGGGCTCCCAGTGGTACGTGGGTGGAAAGCACAAGGACTGCGCCGAAGTTGGCATCAAGTCCATCCGCATCGACCTGCCCGAGACGGCCACCCAGGATGAAGTCCTGGCCGCCGTCCGCGCGCTCAATGAGGACCCGACCTGCACCGGCTACATCGTCCAGCTTCCCCTGCCGAAGCACATTGACCAGGACGTGGTGCTGGAAGCCATCGACCCGGCCAAGGACGCCGACGGCCTGCACCCCATGAACCTGGGGCGCCTGGTCGCCAACGTGAACCGGCCCATGGTCTCCCCGCTGCCGTGCACGCCCAAGGGCTGCATTGTGCTGCTGGAACGCCACGGCATTTCACTGAACGGCAAGCGCGTAGTGGTGGTTGGCCGCGGCGTCACGATCGGCCGGCCCATGGGCCTGCTGCTGACCCGCCGCGACATCAACGCCACCGTGGTGCTGGCGCACACCGGCACGCTCGATCTTGCGGCTGAGCTGCGCGAGGCCGACGTGGTGGTTGCCGCAGCCGGCGTGCCGCACATGATCAAGGCCGCCGACCTGAAGCCCGGCGCCATTGTCCTGGATGTTGGCGTGAGCCGCGTGGATGACGGCAATGGCAAGGCCGTTGTCACCGGTGACGTGGAGCCGGCGGCCGCCGCGGTGGCGAGCTGGATTTCCCCGAACCCTGGCGGTGTTGGTCCCATGACCCGCGCCATGCTGCTGGCCAACGTGGTCGAGGCCGCCGAGCGCGCCTAG
- a CDS encoding protealysin inhibitor emfourin, translated as MKLTIIRGGGIAGIVARTELDAQALPEPAAKAFAQEVARANLDSLPAPADARRWPDAQLYEISVESTEHSFKVRCTDDSMPENVRLLVAWVDSRPERIDSIE; from the coding sequence ATGAAGCTGACAATTATTCGCGGCGGGGGCATTGCCGGGATCGTCGCCCGGACCGAGCTGGATGCCCAGGCCCTGCCGGAACCGGCCGCGAAGGCGTTTGCACAGGAGGTCGCCCGCGCGAATCTGGACTCACTGCCCGCTCCGGCCGACGCCCGCAGGTGGCCTGACGCTCAGCTCTACGAAATCTCCGTGGAGAGCACCGAGCACTCCTTCAAGGTTCGGTGCACGGATGACAGCATGCCGGAGAACGTCCGGCTGCTCGTGGCATGGGTGGACAGCCGGCCCGAACGCATTGACTCCATCGAATAG
- a CDS encoding M4 family metallopeptidase, which produces MSSIQHTCSIAPPDLLGWLAVEGNPAQREAAVRALATSAAIRSQRAVMGHLGRRLNLHAGALMGGAAETGERLSVYDNQKQGRPFLPGVLVRGWQKPPVQDEAVNQAYDGSNATYEFYRDIYGRNSLDNAGMELVSTVHYGVAFDNAFWDGTQMVYGDGSGRIFQVGGLTRSVDVIAHELTHGITEFTAGLEYSKQSGALNESFSDVFGSLVKQYSLNQTAAEASWLVGEGILVPGLGKALRSMLHPGTAHSGDTQPADMAHYVELPDDNDPRNDNGGVHINSGIPNRAFALAAIALGGHAWEKAGRIWYQVLTTLLRPTTQFDAAAHATVDVAGTLFGAAEQEAVHNAWKTVGVLS; this is translated from the coding sequence ATGTCAAGCATCCAACACACCTGCAGCATCGCGCCGCCAGACCTGCTGGGATGGCTGGCCGTGGAGGGTAATCCCGCGCAGCGTGAGGCCGCGGTGCGGGCCTTGGCCACCTCCGCGGCCATCCGTTCCCAACGTGCCGTGATGGGCCACCTGGGCCGGCGGCTGAACCTGCATGCCGGGGCGTTGATGGGCGGGGCTGCCGAGACGGGCGAGCGGCTGAGCGTCTACGACAACCAAAAGCAGGGCAGGCCGTTCCTGCCCGGGGTCCTGGTGCGCGGTTGGCAGAAGCCGCCGGTGCAGGACGAGGCGGTCAACCAGGCCTATGACGGCAGCAACGCCACCTACGAGTTCTACCGGGACATCTACGGCCGCAACTCCCTGGACAACGCAGGGATGGAGCTGGTCTCCACCGTCCACTATGGCGTTGCCTTCGACAACGCCTTCTGGGACGGCACCCAAATGGTCTATGGCGACGGCAGCGGACGAATCTTCCAAGTGGGCGGACTGACACGCTCCGTGGATGTGATCGCCCATGAGCTGACTCACGGCATCACCGAGTTCACCGCGGGACTGGAGTACAGCAAGCAGTCGGGGGCGCTGAACGAATCGTTCTCCGACGTCTTCGGCTCGCTGGTCAAACAGTACAGCCTGAACCAGACGGCGGCCGAGGCCAGCTGGCTGGTGGGCGAGGGGATCCTGGTCCCCGGGCTCGGCAAGGCGCTGCGCTCCATGCTCCACCCCGGCACGGCCCACTCCGGCGACACGCAGCCCGCGGACATGGCGCACTACGTGGAACTGCCCGATGACAACGACCCCCGCAACGACAACGGCGGCGTGCACATCAACTCGGGCATCCCCAACCGGGCCTTCGCCCTCGCGGCGATCGCATTGGGCGGCCATGCTTGGGAGAAGGCGGGGCGGATCTGGTACCAGGTCCTGACCACCCTGCTGCGTCCGACCACCCAATTTGATGCGGCCGCCCATGCCACGGTCGACGTGGCCGGGACGCTGTTTGGTGCCGCCGAACAGGAAGCCGTCCACAACGCGTGGAAGACGGTGGGGGTGCTCTCATGA